One genomic window of Notamacropus eugenii isolate mMacEug1 chromosome 6, mMacEug1.pri_v2, whole genome shotgun sequence includes the following:
- the HTR1F gene encoding 5-hydroxytryptamine receptor 1F, with product MDFLNLTDQNFTSEEPFSRTPSKILISLTLSLLALMTTAINSLVITAIIVTRKLHHPANYLICSLAVTDFLVAVLVMPFSIVYIVKETWLMGQVVCDIWLSVDITCCTCSILHLSAIALDRYRAITDAVEYARKRTPKQAGIMITVVWAISVFISMPPLFWRHQRTSKEDECIIKHDHIVFTIYSTFGAFYIPLALILILYYKIYRAAKTLYHKRNVSQVVKGELNGQVLLESGERSSHLVSTPYVQEKSLSDPSTDFDKIQSTLKSPKSELKPEISWRRQKISGTRERKAATTLGLILGAFVICWLPFFVKEVVVNVCEKCQISEELSNFLTWLGYLNSLINPLIYTIFNEDFKKAFQKLVRCRHYL from the coding sequence ATGGATTTCTTAAACTTGACAGATCAAAACTTTACCTCAGAAGAACCATTCAGTCGAACGCCATCTAAGATCCTGATCTCACTTACCCTGTCATTATTGGCCCTGATGACAACTGCTATCAACTCTCTTGTGATCACTGCAATAATTGTCACTCGGAAGCTCCATCACCCTGCCAACTATTTAATCTGCTCCCTGGCAGTTACCGATTTCCTAGTGGCCGTCCTCGTGATGCCCTTCAGCATTGTGTATATTGTGAAAGAAACTTGGCTCATGGGTCAAGTAGTCTGTGACATCTGGCTAAGTGTTGACATTACCTGCTGCACATGTTCCATCCTGCACCTCTCTGCTATAGCTTTGGACAGATATCGCGCAATTACAGATGCTGTTGAGTATGCCAGGAAAAGGACACCTAAGCAGGCTGGGATTATGATCACCGTGGTGTGGGCTATTTCAGTTTTCATCTCCATGCCACCTCTATTCTGGAGACACCAAAGAACCAGCAAAGAAGATGAATGCATAATCAAACACGACCATATTGTTTTCACTATTTACTCCACATTTGGAGCTTTCTACATACCACTGGCATTGATACTGATCctctattataaaatatatagggcAGCCAAGACATTGTACCACAAGAGAAATGTTAGTCAGGTTGTCAAAGGAGAGCTGAATGGACAGGTACTGTTGGAAAGTGGTGAGCGAAGCAGTCACCTGGTCTCTACACCATATGTGCAAGAGAAATCTTTATCTGACCCTTCAACAGACTTTGATAAAATACAGAGCACTTTAAAAAGTCCCAAATCAGAATTAAAGCCAGAAATATCTTGGAGGAGGCAAAAGATTTCTGGAACAAGAGAGAGGAAAGCAGCCACTACATTGGGGTTAATCCTAGGTGCATTTGTGATCTGCTGGCTTCCATTTTTTGTCAAGGAGGTAGTTGTCAATGTATGTGAGAAATGTCAGATTTCAGAAGAACTATCTAATTTTTTGACATGGCTCGGCTATCTCAATTCTCTTATAAATCCATTGATCTACACAATCTTTAATGAAGACTTCAAGAAAGCATTTCAGAAACTTGTGAGATGCAGACATTACCTTTAG